The Streptomyces camelliae genome window below encodes:
- a CDS encoding ABC transporter ATP-binding protein, which translates to MGIRFDSVTVAYGGNAGTLALESLDLTVEPGEVMALLGPSGSGKTTALRAVAGFVRPVSGRVLLGGRDVTDLPPYRRGIGMVVQSYALFPHMRVDENVAFGLRARKTPKGEIRQRVAEALEMTGMAAYARRHPRELSGGQQQRVAIARALAIRPDVLLLDEPLSALDARLRSDMLAELTRIHRELPDVSMLYVTHDQVEALTLADRIAVMDKARLRACGTPRELYRAPTDEFTASFVGGANLLPVTVASGGVVFAGTELTTDTAHAVAGARATLCVRPHVVGLGQGPGPGPGSNQLTGVVREIQWRGATHRLYVEVGGHTVMADVRELKDPPAHGESVSLYFAPDDAVLLPAGVTHA; encoded by the coding sequence ATGGGCATCCGCTTCGACTCCGTCACCGTCGCCTACGGCGGAAACGCCGGCACCCTCGCTCTCGAATCGCTCGACCTGACCGTCGAGCCGGGTGAGGTCATGGCGCTGCTCGGGCCGTCCGGCTCCGGCAAGACCACCGCGCTGCGGGCGGTCGCCGGGTTCGTACGGCCCGTGTCCGGGCGGGTGCTCCTCGGCGGCCGGGACGTGACGGACCTGCCGCCGTACCGGCGCGGCATCGGCATGGTGGTGCAGAGCTACGCGCTGTTCCCGCACATGCGGGTGGACGAGAACGTGGCCTTCGGGCTCCGGGCCCGCAAGACGCCCAAGGGCGAGATACGGCAACGGGTCGCCGAGGCGCTGGAGATGACCGGCATGGCCGCCTACGCCCGCCGCCACCCGCGCGAGCTGTCCGGCGGACAGCAGCAGCGGGTCGCCATCGCCCGCGCCCTCGCCATCCGGCCGGACGTCCTGCTCCTGGACGAGCCCCTGTCCGCACTGGACGCCCGGCTGCGGTCGGACATGCTGGCCGAACTCACCCGGATCCACCGGGAGTTGCCCGACGTCTCGATGCTGTACGTCACCCACGACCAGGTCGAGGCGCTGACCCTGGCCGACCGGATCGCCGTCATGGACAAGGCGCGGTTGCGCGCGTGCGGCACACCGAGGGAGCTGTACCGGGCGCCCACCGATGAGTTCACGGCGTCTTTCGTGGGCGGTGCGAATCTGCTGCCGGTGACCGTGGCGTCCGGGGGAGTCGTCTTCGCGGGCACCGAGCTGACGACCGACACGGCACACGCGGTCGCGGGGGCGCGGGCCACGCTGTGCGTACGGCCGCATGTCGTCGGGCTCGGGCAGGGACCGGGGCCGGGGCCCGGGTCCAATCAGCTCACCGGTGTCGTACGGGAGATCCAGTGGCGCGGGGCCACGCACCGGCTGTACGTCGAGGTCGGCGGGCACACGGTCATGGCGGACGTGCGCGAGCTGAAGGACCCGCCCGCGCACGGGGAGTCCGTGAGCCTGTACTTCGCCCCTGACGACGCGGTGCTGCTGCCGGCCGGGGTCACCCATGCGTAG
- a CDS encoding 2-aminoethylphosphonate ABC transporter permease subunit gives MRRRLLWALPPVALLALFFLYPLALVVQQSVRPDRGGTSLQPYADVFASEAFRNALWTTVWLALAATAGCLVLGFLLALVIAFVPFPGAKTVARFIDVYLSFPSFLITLALLFIYGTTGIIGSFPFLTTSWGVLLAEVTYFTPFVMRPLLAAFSQLDTAQLEAASSLGARAPRIVRRIILPEALPALAAGGSLVLVLCLNEFGIVLFTGAKGVTTLPMLVYSKAILESDYPGACVVAVVNVLISVGLYGLYRVVSRRAGA, from the coding sequence ATGCGTAGGCGTCTGCTGTGGGCCCTGCCCCCGGTGGCCCTCCTCGCCCTCTTCTTCCTCTATCCCCTCGCCCTCGTCGTCCAGCAGTCCGTCCGGCCCGACAGAGGCGGCACCTCGCTCCAGCCGTACGCCGACGTCTTCGCCTCCGAGGCGTTCCGGAACGCGCTGTGGACCACCGTATGGCTGGCCCTCGCCGCCACCGCCGGCTGTCTGGTGCTCGGCTTTCTGCTGGCGCTGGTCATCGCGTTCGTACCGTTCCCGGGCGCGAAGACGGTGGCGCGGTTCATCGACGTGTACCTGTCCTTCCCGTCCTTCCTCATCACGCTGGCGCTGCTGTTCATCTACGGCACGACGGGGATCATCGGTTCCTTCCCGTTCCTGACCACCTCCTGGGGTGTGCTGCTGGCGGAGGTCACCTACTTCACGCCGTTCGTGATGCGGCCCCTGCTCGCCGCGTTCTCGCAGCTGGACACCGCCCAGCTGGAGGCGGCGAGTTCGCTGGGCGCGCGGGCACCCCGGATCGTGCGCCGGATCATCCTGCCGGAGGCGCTGCCCGCGCTCGCGGCCGGCGGAAGCCTCGTGCTGGTGCTCTGTCTCAACGAGTTCGGGATCGTGCTGTTCACCGGCGCGAAGGGGGTCACCACCCTGCCGATGCTCGTCTACAGCAAGGCGATCCTGGAGTCCGACTATCCGGGCGCGTGTGTGGTCGCCGTCGTCAACGTCCTGATCTCCGTGGGCCTGTACGGCCTCTACCGGGTGGTGAGCCGTCGTGCTGGTGCATAG
- a CDS encoding ABC transporter permease → MLVHSRGARWAVWAVFLVLFLPLFALPLLVVLGASLATHWSGVLPSGLTTANYRAATRGEALQALTTSLLTATAASLLALTLGTWAALAGAALTKRYRRLMDALFVLPLAVPSVVVGLSVLVAFSQPPMLLNGTRWIVILAHTVLVTAFAHQSVSAAITRLDPAYEQAAASLGARPAYALWRVRLPLLLPSLTAAAGLCFALSMGELSATMMLYPPDWTPLPVLIYAATDRGALFTGSAVAVVLMAATLLVLFAVSRVRTRASYR, encoded by the coding sequence GTGCTGGTGCATAGCCGCGGGGCCAGGTGGGCCGTATGGGCGGTGTTCCTCGTCCTCTTCCTGCCGCTGTTCGCCCTGCCCCTGCTCGTCGTCCTCGGCGCCTCCCTCGCCACCCACTGGTCCGGCGTCCTGCCCTCGGGGCTGACCACCGCCAACTACCGCGCGGCGACCCGGGGCGAGGCCCTCCAGGCGCTCACCACCAGCCTGCTCACCGCCACCGCCGCCAGCCTGCTCGCTCTCACCCTCGGCACCTGGGCCGCGCTGGCCGGGGCGGCCCTGACGAAGCGGTACCGCAGGCTCATGGACGCCCTGTTCGTGCTGCCGCTCGCCGTGCCCTCCGTCGTCGTGGGCCTGTCGGTCCTGGTGGCGTTCTCCCAGCCGCCCATGCTGCTCAACGGCACCCGGTGGATCGTGATCCTCGCCCACACCGTGCTGGTCACCGCCTTCGCCCATCAGTCCGTGTCGGCCGCGATCACCCGCCTCGACCCGGCCTACGAACAGGCCGCCGCCTCCCTCGGCGCCCGCCCCGCCTACGCCCTGTGGCGGGTGCGCCTCCCCCTGCTCCTGCCCTCCCTCACCGCCGCCGCCGGCCTCTGCTTCGCCCTGTCCATGGGCGAGCTGAGCGCCACGATGATGCTGTACCCGCCCGACTGGACCCCGCTGCCCGTCCTCATCTACGCGGCCACCGACCGCGGCGCCCTGTTCACCGGCTCGGCCGTGGCCGTGGTGCTGATGGCCGCGACCCTGCTCGTCCTGTTCGCCGTCTCCCGGGTCCGCACCCGGGCGTCGTACCGCTGA
- a CDS encoding 2-aminoethylphosphonate ABC transporter substrate-binding protein yields MPRNRLALATALALLAAPALSACGSSAASDAKEVTVYSADGLKGENGDGWYDKVFADFTRQTGIKVKYVEGGSGEMVQRAVREKSNPQADVLVTLPPFIQQADAKGLLQKYEVKDAGQVSGADKAADGTWISVVDNYFCFVYDKKKLKQAPKTWAELLDPAYKNKLQYSTPGVAGDGTAVLIKAVHDFGGKEQALAYLKKLQANNVGPSASTGKLAPKVDKGELLVANGDVQMNYAQSKTMPDLGIWFPAGQDGKPSTFALPYAAGLVTKAPHSANGRKLLDFMLARTQQQEVSAIGGGFSARQDVKPTDANAVALTKLMDGVDFFEPDWTDIDKNLTSYVEDWKSATGS; encoded by the coding sequence ATGCCCAGAAACCGCCTCGCGCTCGCCACAGCCCTCGCTCTGCTCGCCGCCCCCGCGCTCTCCGCCTGCGGCTCCTCCGCGGCCTCCGACGCCAAGGAGGTCACCGTCTACAGCGCCGACGGCCTGAAGGGGGAGAACGGCGACGGCTGGTACGACAAGGTCTTCGCCGACTTCACCCGGCAGACCGGCATCAAGGTCAAGTACGTCGAGGGCGGCTCCGGCGAGATGGTCCAGCGCGCCGTCCGCGAGAAGAGCAACCCGCAGGCCGACGTGCTGGTCACCCTGCCGCCGTTCATCCAGCAGGCCGACGCCAAAGGCCTGCTCCAGAAGTACGAGGTGAAGGACGCAGGCCAGGTCAGCGGCGCCGACAAGGCCGCTGACGGCACCTGGATCTCGGTCGTCGACAACTACTTCTGCTTCGTCTACGACAAGAAGAAGCTGAAGCAGGCCCCGAAGACCTGGGCCGAGCTGCTCGACCCGGCGTACAAGAACAAGCTGCAGTACTCCACACCGGGCGTCGCCGGCGACGGCACCGCCGTACTGATCAAGGCCGTCCACGACTTCGGCGGCAAGGAGCAGGCCCTCGCCTATCTGAAGAAGCTCCAGGCCAACAACGTCGGCCCGTCCGCCTCCACCGGCAAACTCGCGCCCAAGGTCGACAAGGGTGAGCTGCTCGTCGCCAACGGCGATGTGCAGATGAACTACGCCCAGTCCAAGACAATGCCCGACCTCGGCATCTGGTTCCCGGCCGGCCAGGACGGCAAGCCCAGCACCTTCGCCCTGCCCTATGCGGCCGGCCTGGTCACCAAGGCCCCGCACAGCGCGAACGGCAGGAAACTCCTCGACTTCATGCTCGCGCGCACGCAGCAGCAGGAGGTCAGCGCGATCGGCGGTGGCTTCAGCGCCCGTCAGGACGTCAAGCCCACCGACGCCAACGCCGTCGCGCTCACCAAGCTCATGGACGGCGTGGACTTCTTCGAGCCCGACTGGACGGACATCGACAAGAACCTGACGTCGTACGTCGAGGACTGGAAGTCGGCCACCGGCAGCTGA
- a CDS encoding HAD-IIA family hydrolase: MADRKPIESWLTDMDGVLIHEGVPIPGADAFLKKLRESGRPFLVLTNNSIYTARDLHARLRRMGLDVPVDNIWTSALATAQFLNDQRPGGSAYVIGEAGLTTALHDIGYILTDHEPDFVILGETRTYSFEALTKAVRLINNGARFIATNPDNVGPSTEGDLPATGSVAALITAATGKKPYFVGKPNPLMMRAGLNAIGAHSETSAMIGDRMDTDVLAGLEAGMRTFLVLSGVTQPDEVDQHPFRPSKVVDSIADLVDLV, encoded by the coding sequence ATGGCAGACCGCAAGCCGATCGAGTCGTGGCTCACCGACATGGACGGTGTACTGATCCACGAGGGCGTTCCGATCCCCGGCGCCGACGCCTTTCTGAAGAAGCTGCGCGAGTCCGGGCGGCCCTTCCTGGTGCTCACCAACAACTCCATCTACACCGCCCGCGACCTGCACGCCCGGCTGCGGCGGATGGGCCTGGACGTGCCGGTGGACAACATCTGGACCTCGGCTCTCGCCACCGCCCAGTTCCTGAACGACCAGCGGCCCGGCGGCAGCGCCTACGTCATCGGAGAGGCCGGTCTGACCACCGCGCTGCACGACATCGGCTACATCCTCACCGACCACGAGCCCGACTTCGTGATCCTCGGCGAGACCCGCACCTACTCCTTCGAGGCCCTGACCAAGGCCGTCCGGCTGATCAACAACGGCGCCCGGTTCATCGCCACCAACCCGGACAACGTCGGCCCCTCCACCGAGGGCGACCTGCCCGCCACCGGCTCGGTCGCCGCCCTGATCACCGCCGCGACCGGCAAGAAGCCGTACTTCGTCGGCAAGCCCAACCCGCTGATGATGCGGGCGGGCCTGAACGCCATCGGCGCCCACTCCGAGACCTCCGCGATGATCGGCGACCGCATGGACACCGACGTCCTCGCGGGCCTGGAGGCCGGCATGCGGACGTTCCTGGTGCTCAGCGGGGTCACCCAGCCCGACGAGGTCGACCAGCACCCCTTCCGGCCGTCGAAGGTCGTCGACTCCATCGCGGACCTGGTCGACCTCGTCTGA
- a CDS encoding class F sortase, with protein MTGDREHPHTTTGTGRLLTVLAWAVLLFGLWLWGREITGLPDRTGGPGTGDVFAVGTAPTPLPRPAAPLADAVPQRLDIPRLGVQAPVVTRGLDAQGAVDPPPFDQPGVVGWYGAGPKPGAQGAALLVGHVDTETRPAVFYKLSTLTPGATVRVVRSDGTVAEFTVDDVRVLPRTDFDARQAYGPHRAGRAELRLITCGGSFDRATNSYTANVVVSAYLTRTTP; from the coding sequence ATGACCGGCGACCGCGAGCACCCGCACACCACCACCGGCACAGGGCGCCTGCTCACCGTCCTGGCCTGGGCGGTGCTGCTGTTCGGGCTGTGGCTGTGGGGGCGGGAGATCACCGGCCTGCCGGACCGCACGGGCGGCCCGGGCACCGGTGACGTGTTCGCCGTCGGCACCGCTCCCACCCCGCTGCCCCGCCCGGCCGCGCCGCTCGCCGACGCTGTGCCCCAGCGCCTCGACATCCCCCGGCTGGGCGTCCAGGCACCCGTGGTCACCCGCGGCCTGGACGCCCAGGGCGCCGTCGACCCGCCGCCCTTCGACCAGCCGGGCGTGGTCGGCTGGTACGGCGCCGGCCCCAAACCCGGCGCCCAGGGCGCCGCCCTCCTCGTCGGGCACGTCGACACCGAGACCCGGCCCGCCGTCTTCTACAAGCTCAGCACGCTCACCCCGGGCGCCACGGTCCGGGTGGTCCGCTCGGACGGCACGGTCGCCGAGTTCACCGTCGACGACGTCCGCGTGCTGCCCCGCACCGACTTCGACGCCCGCCAGGCCTACGGCCCCCACCGGGCCGGCCGCGCCGAACTCCGCCTGATCACCTGCGGCGGCAGCTTCGACCGCGCCACCAACAGCTACACCGCCAACGTGGTCGTCTCCGCCTACCTCACACGAACCACGCCCTGA
- a CDS encoding glycoside hydrolase family 6 protein, whose protein sequence is MYDNRGARPTARASAAAVLGAALLLAGCSSAGGGGGGGGGKNADPGAPITQQPKSADPFWVNPDGTAARQLAAYTKAGKTSDAEQIRKIAEQPVGEWIGPENPEQEARGFTEAAQHADRTALLVLYDIPHRDCGQYSQGGAADGDTYRAWIDGVARGIQDRRAVVILEPDAVLHLVDGCTPAPFHEERYDLLKGAITTLKSLQNTKVYLDAGNAGWGRPDQIYQSLQQAGIDRADGFAVNVSNFYSTQDSLAYGKQLSAKVGGKHFVIDTSRNGNGPDTSGDPSQRWCNPPGRALGETPTTRTSDPLVDAYLWVKRPGESDGTCKGGPKAGAWWASYALALARNSK, encoded by the coding sequence ATGTACGACAACAGGGGGGCCCGGCCGACCGCGCGGGCGTCCGCGGCGGCGGTGCTGGGGGCGGCACTGCTGCTCGCCGGCTGCTCCTCGGCAGGCGGCGGCGGGGGCGGGGGCGGCGGCAAGAACGCCGACCCGGGTGCGCCGATCACCCAACAGCCCAAGTCCGCCGACCCGTTCTGGGTGAACCCGGACGGCACCGCCGCCCGTCAGCTCGCCGCCTACACCAAGGCCGGAAAGACATCCGACGCGGAACAGATCCGGAAGATCGCCGAGCAGCCGGTGGGGGAGTGGATCGGCCCGGAGAACCCGGAGCAGGAGGCCCGCGGCTTCACCGAGGCCGCCCAGCACGCCGACCGCACGGCCCTGCTCGTCCTCTACGACATCCCGCACCGCGACTGCGGCCAGTACTCCCAGGGCGGCGCGGCCGACGGCGACACCTACCGCGCCTGGATCGACGGCGTGGCCCGGGGCATCCAGGACCGCCGCGCCGTCGTGATCCTCGAACCGGACGCCGTACTGCACCTCGTGGACGGCTGCACGCCCGCCCCGTTCCACGAGGAGCGCTACGACCTCCTCAAGGGCGCGATCACCACGCTCAAGTCCCTGCAGAACACCAAGGTCTACCTGGACGCGGGCAACGCCGGCTGGGGCCGGCCGGACCAGATCTACCAGTCCCTCCAGCAGGCCGGCATCGACCGGGCCGACGGCTTCGCCGTCAACGTCTCCAACTTCTACTCCACCCAGGACTCCCTCGCCTACGGCAAACAGCTCTCGGCGAAGGTCGGCGGCAAGCACTTCGTCATCGACACCAGCAGAAACGGCAACGGCCCCGACACCTCCGGCGACCCCTCCCAGCGCTGGTGCAACCCCCCGGGCCGCGCCCTGGGCGAAACCCCGACGACGCGGACGTCGGACCCCCTGGTGGACGCCTACCTGTGGGTCAAGCGCCCGGGGGAGTCCGACGGGACGTGCAAGGGAGGGCCGAAGGCGGGGGCGTGGTGGGCGAGTTACGCACTCGCCCTGGCCCGGAACAGCAAGTGA
- a CDS encoding kelch motif-containing protein, whose amino-acid sequence MKDQSGRRRARRFAIGTAVVLALAGMNGPWVYRFGTAQYHQYKINRPEYKAENGHWDIIEFPKEFRQDTIHASLLRTGKILMIAGSGNNQDNFDAKKFDTRIWDPVKGTIKKVPTPADLFCTGHTQLGNGDILIAGGTKRYEKLKGDVKKAGGVMILYNENPDKPMTLPAGTRFTGRQNGRTFVSQDPVLIPRATKVFDKTGKWLRNNPGYGRVYVEAPREGSQYETGTQDNYRIQGLTGADERNTYGIAQKLALDKKDFEGIKDAYEFDPVAERYIKVDPMNEARWYPTLTTLSDGKILSVSGLDDIGQLVPGKNEIFDPATKKWTYTKTVRQFPTYPALFLMQNGKIFYSGSNAGYGPDDVGRDPGVWDVDTNAFVKLPGLSDPNMMETSGTVLLPPAQDEKFLVIGGGGVGESKLSSKKTRLIDLKAKSPRFVDGPELAKGTRYPQSSILPDDTVLVSGGSQDYRGRGDSNILQARLYHPDSNSFTRVADPLVGRNYHSGSILLPDGRVMFFGSDSLYGDKANTKPGKFEQRIEIYTPPYLYRGSRPSLGGGPQTIARGASGTFTSEQAAGIRKARLIRPSASTHVTDVDQRSVALDFKVTGDKVTVTVPGNRNLVPSGWYMLFVDDDQGTPSIAQWVKVP is encoded by the coding sequence ATGAAGGACCAGTCCGGCCGCCGTCGCGCCCGCCGGTTCGCGATCGGTACGGCGGTGGTACTCGCGCTGGCCGGGATGAACGGGCCGTGGGTCTACCGCTTCGGGACCGCCCAGTACCACCAGTACAAGATCAACAGACCCGAGTACAAGGCCGAGAACGGCCACTGGGACATCATCGAGTTCCCCAAGGAGTTCCGGCAGGACACCATCCACGCGAGCCTGCTGCGCACCGGGAAGATCCTGATGATCGCCGGCTCGGGCAACAACCAGGACAACTTCGACGCCAAGAAGTTCGACACCCGGATCTGGGACCCGGTCAAGGGCACGATCAAGAAAGTGCCCACCCCGGCCGACCTGTTCTGCACCGGGCACACCCAGCTCGGCAACGGCGACATCCTGATCGCCGGCGGCACCAAGCGGTACGAGAAGCTCAAGGGTGACGTCAAGAAGGCCGGCGGCGTCATGATCCTCTACAACGAGAACCCGGACAAGCCGATGACCCTGCCGGCGGGCACCCGGTTCACCGGCAGGCAGAACGGCAGGACGTTCGTCTCCCAGGACCCGGTGCTGATCCCCCGCGCGACGAAGGTCTTCGACAAGACCGGCAAGTGGCTGCGGAACAACCCCGGTTACGGCCGGGTCTACGTCGAGGCGCCGCGCGAGGGCAGCCAGTACGAGACCGGCACCCAGGACAACTACCGGATCCAGGGCCTGACCGGCGCCGACGAGCGCAACACCTACGGCATCGCGCAGAAACTCGCCCTCGACAAGAAGGACTTCGAGGGGATCAAGGACGCCTACGAGTTCGATCCGGTCGCCGAGCGGTACATCAAGGTCGACCCGATGAACGAGGCCCGCTGGTACCCGACGCTCACCACGCTGTCGGACGGGAAGATCCTCAGCGTCTCCGGGCTGGACGACATCGGTCAGCTGGTGCCGGGCAAGAACGAGATCTTCGACCCGGCGACGAAGAAGTGGACGTACACGAAGACGGTCCGGCAGTTCCCGACGTACCCGGCGCTGTTCCTGATGCAGAACGGGAAGATCTTCTACTCGGGGTCCAACGCGGGGTACGGGCCGGACGACGTGGGCCGGGATCCCGGTGTGTGGGACGTCGACACCAATGCCTTTGTGAAGCTGCCCGGGCTCAGTGATCCGAACATGATGGAGACCTCCGGGACGGTGTTGCTGCCTCCGGCGCAGGACGAGAAGTTCCTGGTGATCGGGGGTGGGGGTGTCGGTGAGTCGAAACTGTCGAGCAAGAAGACCCGGCTCATCGATCTGAAGGCCAAGAGCCCCCGGTTCGTGGACGGGCCCGAGCTGGCGAAGGGGACCCGGTATCCGCAGTCCTCGATCCTGCCCGACGACACCGTGCTGGTCTCGGGCGGCTCGCAGGACTACCGGGGGCGCGGCGACTCCAACATCCTCCAGGCGCGGCTCTACCACCCTGACAGCAACAGCTTCACCCGGGTCGCCGATCCGCTGGTGGGACGGAACTACCACTCCGGGTCGATCCTGCTGCCGGACGGGCGGGTGATGTTCTTCGGGTCCGACTCGCTGTACGGCGACAAGGCGAACACCAAGCCGGGGAAGTTCGAGCAGCGGATCGAGATCTACACCCCGCCGTATCTGTACCGGGGCTCACGGCCGTCGCTCGGCGGCGGTCCGCAGACCATCGCCCGGGGCGCGTCGGGGACCTTCACGTCGGAGCAGGCGGCCGGTATCAGGAAGGCGCGGCTGATCCGGCCGAGCGCTTCGACGCATGTGACGGATGTGGATCAGCGGTCGGTCGCGCTGGACTTCAAGGTGACCGGGGACAAGGTCACGGTGACGGTGCCGGGGAACCGGAATCTGGTGCCGTCCGGGTGGTACATGCTGTTCGTGGACGACGACCAGGGGACGCCGTCCATCGCTCAGTGGGTCAAGGTGCCGTGA
- a CDS encoding glycosyltransferase family 2 protein: MTSTPTGAGHSHDQSPYAHDRSQTLHLRVLGHRTARKNLPRYDYEHYSRLAGPLTQPDPTKPYRVRYRSLLSQEPHRLRAALMLGAAPVLSLVLLFWLLRPEHWTARDHPAYAFLPALDTVMLVSIGLIEFFRCMNVLSNAHATLVARDPVPVVPQTGTRVAFITTFVPGKEPLEMVTKTLQAAVKLRHRGLLHVWLLDEGDDPAVRAVCARLGVHHFSRKGVERWNRPTGPHRAKTKHGNYNAWLEAHGDGYDYFASVDTDHVPLPNYLERMLGYFRDPDVGFVIGPQVYGNYDTFVTKAAESQQFLFHALIQRAGNRYGAPMFVGTSNAVRISAIKQIGGLYDSITEDMATGFEMHRARNPATGRKWRSVYTPDVLAVGEGPAAWTDFFTQQLRWSRGTYETILKQYWKGLFTLGPGKLFNYTMMIIFYPMSALNWILAALSCALFLGLGASGVNIDPTVWLMLYGNASALQIGLYIWNRRHNVSPHEPEGSGGVAGMVMSALSAPVYARSLMDAVLRRKSRFVVTPKGESASPDTLFGTFRIHWFFILVFGGSLGAGFALGHSHPAMIVWGSLALLITASPILAWRYTLRQEKRKAKPGAVAEPRDAVPVPMPVPQQRPAWAAGDSEQTMRIALGGLGGREE; encoded by the coding sequence ATGACGTCGACGCCGACGGGCGCCGGGCACAGCCACGACCAGTCACCGTACGCACACGACCGATCACAGACGTTGCACCTGAGGGTGCTGGGGCATCGGACCGCCAGGAAGAACCTGCCCAGATACGACTACGAGCACTACAGCCGGCTCGCGGGCCCGCTCACCCAGCCCGATCCGACGAAGCCGTACCGGGTGCGGTACCGGTCGCTGCTGTCGCAGGAACCGCATCGCCTGCGCGCCGCGCTCATGCTGGGCGCGGCCCCGGTCCTCTCCCTCGTGCTGCTGTTCTGGCTGCTGCGTCCGGAGCACTGGACCGCACGCGACCATCCGGCCTACGCCTTCCTGCCGGCCCTCGACACGGTCATGCTCGTCTCGATCGGTCTGATCGAGTTCTTCCGCTGCATGAACGTGCTGTCCAACGCGCACGCCACCCTGGTCGCCCGCGACCCGGTCCCGGTGGTCCCGCAGACCGGTACCCGCGTCGCCTTCATCACCACCTTCGTGCCCGGCAAGGAGCCGCTGGAGATGGTGACGAAGACCCTTCAGGCGGCGGTGAAGCTGCGGCACCGGGGGCTGCTGCACGTGTGGCTGCTGGACGAGGGCGACGACCCGGCCGTCAGGGCGGTCTGCGCCCGGCTCGGGGTCCACCACTTCTCCCGCAAGGGCGTCGAGAGGTGGAACCGGCCCACGGGACCGCACCGCGCCAAAACCAAGCACGGCAACTACAACGCCTGGCTGGAGGCGCACGGCGACGGCTACGACTACTTCGCCTCCGTCGACACCGACCACGTCCCGCTGCCCAACTACCTGGAACGGATGCTCGGTTACTTCCGCGACCCGGACGTCGGCTTCGTCATCGGCCCGCAGGTCTACGGCAACTACGACACGTTCGTCACCAAGGCCGCCGAGTCCCAGCAGTTCCTCTTCCACGCCCTGATCCAGCGCGCCGGCAACCGCTACGGCGCCCCGATGTTCGTCGGCACCTCCAACGCCGTACGGATCAGCGCCATCAAGCAGATCGGCGGGCTCTACGACTCGATCACCGAGGACATGGCGACCGGGTTCGAGATGCACCGCGCCAGAAACCCCGCCACGGGCCGGAAGTGGAGGTCCGTCTACACCCCGGACGTGCTCGCCGTCGGCGAGGGCCCGGCTGCCTGGACGGACTTCTTCACCCAGCAGCTGCGCTGGTCCCGGGGCACGTACGAGACGATCCTCAAGCAGTACTGGAAGGGCCTGTTCACCCTGGGACCGGGCAAGCTCTTCAACTACACCATGATGATCATCTTCTACCCGATGTCCGCCCTCAACTGGATCCTCGCCGCGCTGAGCTGCGCGCTGTTCCTGGGCCTGGGCGCGTCGGGGGTGAACATCGACCCGACGGTGTGGCTGATGCTGTACGGCAACGCCTCCGCGCTCCAGATCGGGCTGTACATCTGGAACCGGCGGCACAATGTCTCCCCGCACGAGCCGGAGGGGTCGGGCGGTGTGGCGGGCATGGTGATGTCCGCGCTGTCCGCGCCGGTCTACGCCCGCTCGCTCATGGACGCCGTACTGCGCCGCAAGAGCAGGTTCGTGGTGACGCCGAAGGGTGAATCGGCCAGCCCCGACACGCTGTTCGGGACCTTCCGCATCCACTGGTTCTTCATCCTGGTCTTCGGCGGCTCGCTCGGCGCCGGCTTCGCGCTCGGGCACTCCCACCCCGCGATGATCGTCTGGGGGAGCCTCGCGCTGCTGATCACCGCCTCGCCGATCCTCGCCTGGCGGTACACGCTGCGGCAGGAGAAACGGAAGGCGAAGCCGGGGGCGGTCGCCGAACCGCGCGACGCCGTGCCCGTGCCCATGCCCGTGCCCCAGCAGCGGCCCGCCTGGGCGGCCGGGGACAGCGAGCAGACCATGCGGATCGCCCTCGGCGGACTGGGGGGACGTGAGGAATGA